Below is a genomic region from Fulvia fulva chromosome 13, complete sequence.
GGCTTCTTGACAATCATGGGCTCGGCCATGGGCGGAGATGGACTTGGGTTCTCTATCGGCGGCCCGCCTCCACCATCACTTCCGACTGCGACTGGTCTGCTGGGTAGACCACAGGGTATGAGAAACACCCACAACCGATTCGAGAGCGACCAGAGCATCACGCGCCATGATCTATACCAGACTGGCAATGCTGTGACCATGAACATGGACCTCTTCAAGGATCTTTTGACCTCGTCGTTGCCAAGGGGCTGGTACGATATCGATGTGCTCGGAAACCATCGGGTCAGGAGATTCGAATACTCCAAGGCGAACAGCCCGTACTTCCTCAAAGGTCTCAAGACCGCGTTCATCCCGGAAGCAACTTCAGCTCTTGTTACGTACCTTTTCGCCAACCACTCCGCTGCATGTCCTACCGGTTGCCTCGATGCCGCAGGCCTGAAGAGCTTCTACGGCGTGACTGGCTCAGGCTCGAACCTGAAGTACACCCCAGGCACCGAAAGAATCCCTGACAACTGGTACAAAAACCCAATCGGATATGGCGTGGCAAGCCGAGGAAGTAGACGGGGTCTGGGGCGATAGACTTTTGAGCGACTTGTTTGGCGTACGTGGTCCTGGCGAAGTGGGAGATCCGATTCGGTTTGTTGTTAAGGGCGGTATGGTGTTTTCCATAGCATACGCAACTGCTATCATGTCCCATCGTTATTTCGTGTGCATCGAATTAATCCTTCCCATTCCTTCATGGTGACAGCAGCCCAGCCTGACGATGGTTCAGAAGAGAACGTGGCTTGCTCGATGAAGGCATGGCTACAGCAATCTGATTGCTCCAGCGACAAAAGTGATGTAGATGTTGGTTGATGAACGAACGATCATTTCTTGATGAAGTGGGGAGTGTTTCACGCGGGTTGACTAGCACGTGATGTCGCGCTTTGCCAAGAGTCGTTCTTTCTTCCCTCGAGCCTTCGTTTCACTCACCTACCCAGGTATGCCTGATACACATCACTACCAATACGACTCTGCCATCGACTTGACTCTGTCATCGACTTGACTCTGTCATCGACTTGACTCTGTCATCGACTTGACTCTGTCATCGACTTGACTCTGTCATCGACTTGACGCCAGAAGTGCAAGGTCCCAGTGGAAGTGATGGCTGCATTGCCACCCTCGTGGGAGTACGTGCCAGTGATCATCAGAGCATAAGTCTTCACTAATTGCTTCCGTCGTTCCTGCACTCTGCCACATGCCAGCTATCTAGCTTCAACTTCGAGACAATACGACGCTCAAATGTACATTCACCGACAAACATCGTCATGTCAAA
It encodes:
- a CDS encoding Dothistromin biosynthesis peroxidase dotB, with protein sequence MHSSAALVLTCLTSTAMAYPTLDQLATSGEFRQYQKQEKRQTIAFDALLQKVSTTGDHACQAPGSSDFRGPCPGLNSMANHAYIPRNGYTSNIQVIAAMREVFNISPEFGGFLTIMGSAMGGDGLGFSIGGPPPPSLPTATGLLGRPQGMRNTHNRFESDQSITRHDLYQTGNAVTMNMDLFKDLLTSSLPRGWYDIDVLGNHRVRRFEYSKANSPYFLKGLKTAFIPEATSALVTYLFANHSAACPTGCLDAAGLKSFYGVTGSGSNLKYTPGTERIPDNWYKNPIGYGVASRGSRRGLGR